The proteins below are encoded in one region of Nitrospira sp.:
- a CDS encoding RND transporter — translation MAVVLLAGVVVSLGCQDEGPTTHVQAPAPEHQSSQETISPPEKVQARLRTEPLARHVVPMTVTAPGEVALDPKQTAKVSSRIEGQVDRVFVQLGDRVKEGQALVSIGSLQLDQLIEDYLVASAQADVAKRNFRRTEKLRAEDIVPERKLIEEKGRHIETQARYQHIREKLLNMGLSKGELRDLKRGGHEEAHRYTLTSPIAGTVVTQHAVRGQGVSPGLELFEIVDTSQVWVFANLPIEQVRHFQEGQTGTIIPKGGEPVTAPLTYVAPLADETTRTVQIRFEVRNATAQLKPHEYVDVTLTRPGVPLLAVPETALTAIDRIRGVFREQDTAYRFVPVQTGREGGGWVEVLEGLNEGDRIVVEGAFDLKNIQLKGQIVTEH, via the coding sequence ATGGCCGTCGTCCTACTCGCCGGCGTGGTTGTGTCGCTTGGCTGCCAAGACGAGGGACCCACGACCCACGTGCAGGCGCCCGCTCCCGAACACCAGTCGAGCCAGGAGACGATCTCGCCACCGGAAAAAGTGCAAGCGCGGCTCCGAACCGAACCTCTCGCGCGACACGTCGTTCCGATGACGGTCACGGCCCCCGGCGAGGTGGCGCTCGACCCCAAGCAGACGGCCAAGGTCAGCTCTCGGATCGAAGGGCAGGTGGACCGCGTCTTCGTGCAACTCGGCGATCGCGTCAAGGAGGGCCAGGCACTGGTGTCCATCGGCAGCCTGCAGCTCGACCAGTTGATCGAAGACTATCTCGTGGCCAGCGCCCAAGCCGATGTAGCCAAGCGCAATTTCCGGCGCACGGAGAAACTCCGGGCCGAGGATATCGTGCCCGAACGCAAGCTCATCGAGGAAAAAGGCCGGCATATCGAAACCCAAGCGCGCTACCAGCACATCCGCGAGAAACTCCTCAACATGGGGCTGTCGAAGGGAGAGTTGCGTGACCTGAAACGGGGCGGCCATGAAGAGGCGCACCGGTATACGCTCACGTCTCCAATTGCTGGGACGGTCGTGACCCAACATGCAGTCAGAGGGCAGGGAGTCTCACCGGGTCTCGAGCTGTTCGAGATCGTCGACACCAGCCAGGTGTGGGTGTTCGCCAACCTGCCGATCGAACAGGTACGACACTTCCAAGAGGGCCAAACCGGCACGATTATCCCGAAGGGCGGGGAACCCGTCACCGCCCCGCTCACCTACGTGGCGCCGCTGGCCGACGAGACGACTCGCACCGTGCAGATTCGATTTGAAGTCCGGAATGCTACGGCACAGCTGAAGCCACACGAATACGTCGATGTCACGCTGACGCGTCCCGGCGTGCCGTTGCTCGCGGTTCCCGAGACCGCTCTCACGGCCATAGACCGCATTCGCGGAGTCTTTCGTGAACAGGATACGGCCTACCGTTTTGTCCCCGTCCAGACCGGACGGGAAGGTGGAGGCTGGGTTGAGGTTCTGGAAGGTCTGAACGAAGGCGACCGAATAGTGGTGGAGGGAGCGTTCGACTTGAAGAACATCCAACTCAAGGGACAGATCGTGACCGAACACTGA